The proteins below are encoded in one region of Podarcis raffonei isolate rPodRaf1 chromosome 6, rPodRaf1.pri, whole genome shotgun sequence:
- the CCDC190 gene encoding coiled-coil domain-containing protein 190 gives MAGGETSRRWEAERQDGKRAEARLIRGLQHLEDARLSYLNSMMKEQRRLQQELMRMQKSRSKQKLSVGPGRRSLKLALPLLSPQAGRDYSRFQDAAQRSKRKTLAKAGGFPGTSQPSLYLKKPDGDVARNEEDRKGHLPPLNVKDQDTTADRDIATLKDSIAKQLCISSEAGEGEEAGGTEGRREGPAEKESRAAKGTKLVTLPGQRRPSLGPERLIMDPEAYAADGRLRTTYARPDFLKSYAEARKARYIRHKNAPAWEKELSLQEIFGHKKTMQHSPQGQAMMKPQP, from the exons ATGGCAGGTGGGGAGACCTCCAGGCGCTGGGAGGCCGAGAGGCAGGATGGCAAGAGGGCAGAGGCCAGGCTCATTCGCGGACTGCAGCATTTAGAAGACGCCCGTCTCTCCTATTTGAATTCAATGATGAAGGAACAGCGGAGACTCCAGCAGGAGCTCATGAGAATGCAGAAGA GTCGCTCCAAGCAGAAGCTTTCAGTGGGCCCTGGACGCAGAAGCTTAAAACTGGCTCTTCCACTCCTGTCCCCTCAGGCAGGACGGGATTACAGCAGATTCCAAGATGCAGCACAGCG ATCCAAGAGGAAAACACTGGCCAAGGCAGGGGGCTTTCCGGGGACAAGCCAGCCTTCCTTGTATCTAAAGAAGCCTGATGGTGATGTCGCAAGAAATGAAGAGGACAGAAAAGGGCACTTGCCCCCCTTGAATGTCAAAGACCAAGACACCACTGCGGACAGGGACATCGCCACCCTAAAGGACTCCATCGCCAAGCAGTTGTGCATCTCCTCAGAggctggggagggagaggaagcaggTGGAACCGAGGGCCGAAGGGAAGGGCCTGCAGAGAAGGAGAGCAGAGCTGCCAAGGGCACTAAGCTCGTGACTCTCCCAGGGCAGCGAAGGCCTTCCCTTGGGCCTGAGAGGCTGATCATGGATCCAGAGGCCTATGCAGCAGATGGACGTCTCAGGACCACGTATGCCAGGCCAGATTTCCTAAAGTCTTATGCGGAAGCTAGGAAAGCCCGCTACATTCGCCACAAGAACGCTCCTGCCTGGGAAAAGGAACTGAGTCTCCAGGAGATATTTGGACACAAAAAGACCATGCAGCATTCACCACAGGGGCAGGCTATGATGAAACCACAGCCCTGA